The genomic region CGAACAGCGGGGCGGGGGCGGCTTCTGGAACTTGTACGCCAACGAGCTTGCACGCAGGGCGAGTTACAGAATCGGGGCGCGGCTGAGCTACTGCCGTGACCGGCGTTGGCGACGTACGGTGACCGTAGCGCTACCCATCCGTGCGGCGCAAGTATGCTCCTGGCTGTACTTGTCTCCGGACATGCGTGAAGGCCCTTGCCTGCGCGGGCAGAGGGCCTTCGGGGAGGGAGATCGCTGAGGCGGCTACCGTCCGGCGCGGTCGAACTCGCCCGCCTTGACGCCGTGGATGAACGCGGCGAACTTCGCCCGGCTCGTAGCGGCAACGGCGCCCGGATCGTCACTCTCGCGCATCAGGATGTCGTCGGCGTTCGCCGCGATCTCGACGCACTGCTCCTGGCCGTTGGAGAAGGATGACTTCTGCCACTCGATTGCTGTGTCCATGCTGCGGATTCTCACATGTCCCGCGCGATGTGGTGAATGAAGCTGCGTGACTCCGAGGGCTCCAGCGAGGCTTGCTTCGCGACGTCCAGTTGCAACCCGTACTTGCGAATGTCCGCCGCCGCATCCAGGAAGAGACCGCGGATGGGGGTGTCGATGTGCACCGTGTCGAGTTGTGGCACGGCGCCGGCTGCGTACAGCACGGTCTGGGTGATGTCGATGAACCGGTCGATGGCGAACGGGATCACCTGCACGGTCACGTTCGGCCGGTCCGTTGCCTCGATGAGGTGCTGCAATTGCTCGCGGGCCGTCGTGCGTCCGCCGACGCGCATGCGCAGAGCCGCTTCGTGTACGAGGACATCGAAGGTGGGTGGCTGCTCCCTGTCGAGCAGTGATTGCCTCCGCATGCGGTGTTCGAGCCTGGCCGCCACGTCCTCCTCGGGCAGTTTGGGGAGGACTGCTTCGAACAGGGCTCGGGCGTACTCAGGTGTCTGGAGCAATCCGGGCAGTGTCACCGACTGCAGGCACTGCATGTGACGGGCGTGATGCTCCATCTCCGCGATGTTCAAGAACCCGGGCGCGAGTACTCCCCGGTATTCGTCCCACCAGAACTGGCCCCGGTGTTCCCGCGATATGGCGCACAGTGCCTCGATCAACGCATGGTCGTCGCAGGCGTAGAAACTGGCCAGGCGGCGAATCCGGTCCTCGCCGATGCCGGTACGGCCCGCCTCGATGTGACTGATCTTGGCCTGGTCGGTCGAGATGAGCCCGGCTGCTTCCCGGGCAGTCTTGCCCGCGCGTTCGCGCAGCTTCCTCAGCTCACCGCCCAGGCGTACCTGGCGCCCGGTCGGGTTGTCCCTTGGCGGCATGTCACCTTCCCCTGTTTGCGACCAGTTTGGCGTCTGACGGCGGGACTGGTCCACTCGGTCGTGTGAACCCTAGTGACAAGCTTGCTCCGGGGCTTGTATTCCCTCTACGGTCCTGACCGTGCGGCGTTTACCACCGAATGCCCGAAGTGCAGCCATGCGTAGGCCTGTTGAGTGTGCGCGGTTGGCCGATGCCACGGGTTGCAGATGGCGCTGCATGCTGCGACCGAGACCGGATCACGTAAGGGAGAACGCGAAATGACCCCGGCAACCGCCCCTCCAGTACCTCGCCCGCCCCTTCCACAACGCGGAGCGCGTTACCGGGTCGTCGCGCCGAACAGTCCGACCGCCCCGGGCATCGTGCGGGACTTCCTCGGGACACTGCTCCGGGCTACCGGGCACCCCCGGCTGGTGGATGATGCCCGTCTCTGTGCGAGCGAGGTCGTCACCAACTCGTACTGTCATACGCGTTCGCGGATGATCCGGGTGGATGTGACCGTCAACCCGAAGCAGGTGACGGTGTACGTGACGGACGAGGAGCCGGATTCGCCGCCCCGGCCCGTACATCGGCAGTTGCCGGACGCGGAACGCGGCCGTGGGCTGGTCCTGGTGGACTGCCTGGCCGCCCGCTGGGGAGTACGGGTCAACGATGAACCCGTACCGGGCTCCAAGTCCGTCTGGTTCACGCTCGTCGAATGACCGGGCGTGGGCGGGGCGAAGGGAACTGCCCGCGCGGCGGCGAGTTCGGCTCAGTCCTCAAGGTCGGGGCCCGGCTGGGGAATGGCTTGAGTCTCCAGTGGCTGGAGACAGCAGAGTGGGGGACATGGACGTGACGACCCTCTACTCGATCGGGGAGCTTTCCCGGCGGACCGGCGTGCCCGTGAGGACCATCCGGTTCTACTCCGATTCGGGGGTGGTGACGCCGACCACCCGAAGTCCCGCCGGTTACCGGCTCTACGACCTCGACGCACTGCTTCGTCTGGAACTTCTCCGCACCCTGCGCGAGCTGGGCATGGACCTGGCCACGATTCAACGGGTACTGGACCGTGAGCTCTCGGTGGCGGAAGTCGCCGCGGCGCACGCCGACGCGATGGACGTCCAGATCCGGGTGCTGCAACTGCGTCGGAGCGTTCTGCGAGTCGTGGCCGGACGCGGGTCCGATCCCGAGGAGACCAAGCTCATGCACAGGCTCACGCAGTTGTCCGGCGAGGAACGCCGGCGCCTGATCGACGATTTCATTGAGGGCACCTTCGGCACCATGGATGCCGACCCAGCGGCTGTGGCCATGGTTCGCGCTGCCACTCCCGACCTCCCCGATGATCCGTCCAGCGACCAGGTCGCCGCCTGGGTGGAGCTCGCCGGGCTGGTCGGCGACGAGGACTTCCGGGCCCGGATGCGCCGGACGGCCGGGCGTCAGGCCGCCGGGCGACCGCTCGACATCGAGAGCGAGGCCGGCGAGGAACTGATGGGAGTCACCCGTCAGAAGGTGGCCGAGGCCATGGAGTCGGGCATCGGCCCGCGCGACAGCAGGGCCGCCCCCGTCATCGACGACCTGGTGCACCGCTTCGCCGAGGTGTTCGCGCGCACCCCTGACGTGGAATTCCGGGCCTGGATGGCCCAGCGGTTCGAAGAGGCGCACGATCCCAGGGTGGATCGGTACTGGCGGCTGGTGTGGATCGTCAACGGCTGGCAGGTGGTACCGAGCCTGACCCCCGTGTACCCCTGGCTCATCCAGGCCCTGCGAAGTGACCGCGACGCATAGTCACGCCGTGGCGTCGGCGTTGCCGGGCTGCTGGACTGCACGACTCCACCCCGGTCGGCTGTGGTCGAACTCGCCTGCCCTCAGGCCGAGTGCCGTCCAGGTCAGCCCTCGAAGCCGTTCTCGGCCAGGATCTCGTCGATGCGGGCGCGGTGCGCCGTTTCCCACGCGTCGAGTGACTCGTCGGCCTCCTTGGCCAACTTGGCCCGAGCCGAGAGGAGTACCTCTTCCCGACGGGCGTGGGGCGTGACCACGATGCCCTCCTCGTCGGCCACGACGATGTCCCCGGCGTTCACCCGCACGCCTCCGCACCGCACTTCGCCGTTGAGGGGGACGACGGCCTTTTTGGTGCCGGGGTACGGGATGACGCCCCTGGCGAAGACGGGGAAGCCCATCGCGCGCACCTCGGCGAGGTCCCTGATCACGCCGTCCGCCACCAGCGCCACGATGCCCCGGCGCTGGGCGACGGCGCAGACGTTCCCTCCGGCGAGTGCGTAGTCCACATCGCCCGCCTCGACGACGAGGACCGAGCCGGGCTCCGCGCGGTGGATGGCCGCGTGCAGCATGAGGTTGTCACCGGGAGGGCACCGCACGGTGAACGCGGGGCCCGCGATGCGTGGAGGCGACGGCCACAGCGGGCGGATACCGGTGTTCATGACGTGCTCGCGGCCCAGGACGTCCGCGAGGGTGGTCGGGGAGATGTCCTGGAAGCCGGTGAGGTCGCTCATGCTCGTCCTTCGCCTTCGTGCGGGCGCCCGCTGTCGTGGTGGAGACCGGACCGTGCCGCTGCGAGCCTATGAGCTGATGTGGGCGCGGGGAACTGCTGGGCGTCAGCCCTTGGGCAGCCGCCGGACGGCCTTGAGGCCTACTGCTGTTCCGTGGCGATCAGCCTGGCGAGCAGCGCGTTGAGCTGCTTCCGTTCCGTAGGCGTCAGCGGGGCGAGCAGTTCGTCGTTGGCCCGGTCGCCCAGTTTCTCCAGGCGGTGCAGGAGCGCCCGGCCGTCCGCCGTGAGTTCGAGTGCGTTCTTGCGGGCGTCGCGGGGGTCCCTGGTGCGGCTGATCAGCTGCTTGGCCTGTAGCTCGTTGAGCACCGTGACCATGTCCTTGGGGTCGATCCGGACGGTGCGGGACAGCTCGGCCTGGGCCAGGGGGCCGAGTTCGGCGATGCCGCACAGCACCGCGTGGTGGGGC from Streptomyces sp. NBC_01267 harbors:
- a CDS encoding DUF397 domain-containing protein, giving the protein MDTAIEWQKSSFSNGQEQCVEIAANADDILMRESDDPGAVAATSRAKFAAFIHGVKAGEFDRAGR
- a CDS encoding helix-turn-helix domain-containing protein, whose product is MDQSRRQTPNWSQTGEGDMPPRDNPTGRQVRLGGELRKLRERAGKTAREAAGLISTDQAKISHIEAGRTGIGEDRIRRLASFYACDDHALIEALCAISREHRGQFWWDEYRGVLAPGFLNIAEMEHHARHMQCLQSVTLPGLLQTPEYARALFEAVLPKLPEEDVAARLEHRMRRQSLLDREQPPTFDVLVHEAALRMRVGGRTTAREQLQHLIEATDRPNVTVQVIPFAIDRFIDITQTVLYAAGAVPQLDTVHIDTPIRGLFLDAAADIRKYGLQLDVAKQASLEPSESRSFIHHIARDM
- a CDS encoding ATP-binding protein produces the protein MTPATAPPVPRPPLPQRGARYRVVAPNSPTAPGIVRDFLGTLLRATGHPRLVDDARLCASEVVTNSYCHTRSRMIRVDVTVNPKQVTVYVTDEEPDSPPRPVHRQLPDAERGRGLVLVDCLAARWGVRVNDEPVPGSKSVWFTLVE
- a CDS encoding MerR family transcriptional regulator, with product MDVTTLYSIGELSRRTGVPVRTIRFYSDSGVVTPTTRSPAGYRLYDLDALLRLELLRTLRELGMDLATIQRVLDRELSVAEVAAAHADAMDVQIRVLQLRRSVLRVVAGRGSDPEETKLMHRLTQLSGEERRRLIDDFIEGTFGTMDADPAAVAMVRAATPDLPDDPSSDQVAAWVELAGLVGDEDFRARMRRTAGRQAAGRPLDIESEAGEELMGVTRQKVAEAMESGIGPRDSRAAPVIDDLVHRFAEVFARTPDVEFRAWMAQRFEEAHDPRVDRYWRLVWIVNGWQVVPSLTPVYPWLIQALRSDRDA
- a CDS encoding RraA family protein gives rise to the protein MSDLTGFQDISPTTLADVLGREHVMNTGIRPLWPSPPRIAGPAFTVRCPPGDNLMLHAAIHRAEPGSVLVVEAGDVDYALAGGNVCAVAQRRGIVALVADGVIRDLAEVRAMGFPVFARGVIPYPGTKKAVVPLNGEVRCGGVRVNAGDIVVADEEGIVVTPHARREEVLLSARAKLAKEADESLDAWETAHRARIDEILAENGFEG
- a CDS encoding MarR family winged helix-turn-helix transcriptional regulator, whose translation is MHASPAPLSRLRTLPSWLLARASARGHRLVSEHLAEEGVRMPHHAVLCGIAELGPLAQAELSRTVRIDPKDMVTVLNELQAKQLISRTRDPRDARKNALELTADGRALLHRLEKLGDRANDELLAPLTPTERKQLNALLARLIATEQQ